A window of Chryseobacterium aquaeductus genomic DNA:
AAGTTGTTTTTCTAATACGTTCTCATCTAATGATCCCATTACAAATACCTTTTACACAAAACCAATGATGGATATATTCTATAAACAGTTGAAAAAATCCTACAAAAACATCTGGTCGTAGAAATAATTTCATTTCAAATGTAAAAATATTTTTGATCCCGCAAAATTTTTTCAAAAAAATATTAATATTTTTGTCAAATATGCTTAAAAAGGTTTAAATTTTAAATATTATAGGCTTCAAAACATTTAAACATATCAAACTACTAATATTTGGAATTGAGACATATGCAATTATAATTATTAAATTTTAATTTGAAAGGAAAATACGTTGAGATTATAATTTTAATTATTGAATAGATAATTCCGTTTATTAAAAGACTGAAAATCTGAAATTATTTTGATTTAGATGAAACCATAAGAAAGAGAAAAAGATGGCGGTACTAGATTATCTCTTAAAACTGTAAAATTGCAGACTCATGCGCGTCTTTAAGATAGAGAATCACTGTTTAATTAATGTCGACGGCTTGGTTGAATTTTAAACCAATGTTTTGGAAGTAGAGCAGGATTTGAAGAGATCGTTCTTAACCCCAAGAAAATTTAAAGAATAACATTGTGCTAAAATCAAAAAAGACCTACATTTCTGTAAGTCTTTTTTGCTCCTCCTCTTGGGCTCGAACCAAGGACCCTCTGATTAACAGTCAGATGCTCTAACCAACTGAGCTAAGGAGGAATGTCCCTATTTTTAGGTGGTGCAAATATAGGACTGATATTTAAACCACACAAGTTTTTTATTTATTTTTTTAAATTTAATTAAAATTTATTGGTAATGATTTTAAAAATATCAGCTCCAAAAATCAGTAACATCAAGCCTAACAGAAAGATAACGCCAACCATCTGCGCATTTTCCAAAACTTTTTGCGGTACAGGTTTTCCTACAATCATCTCGTACAAAGTGAAAATGACGTGTCCGCCATCTAATCCCGGGATAGGAATCAGATTTAAAAATGCCAACCAAACTGAAAACATTGCCGTAAAACTCCAAAATAACGTCCAATCAATCGAAACGCTTCCGTCGCTTGCTTTATCTACAGGCATATTTTTAATGATAGCCAACGGCCCGCCTACTTTTTTATAACCCTGAACCTTTCTGTTGAAGATAAGTTTAAATTGTTTTACCTGATACGTCAAACTTTCAATGCTTCTTGTGAAACCCCTGCCAATCGATTGTCCGAAGGTAAAATGTTTGGTTTCGTAGAATTTTTGCAGTTGCTTGTATGATGATATACCCAACGTACCTTCCTTTGAAACAGGAAGTGTTAAAGGCTGAATATTTCCGGCTCTTACGACTTGTACATCAAGGTTTTTCCCTGCATTTTTAGAAATAATACTTTGTAGTTCATCATAATAACTGATTTTTTGATCATTAACGGAGATAACCTGATCACCAACTTTCAAACCTGCTTGTGCCGTTTTAGGGTTAATAATGGTGTCAATAACTGCCGAAAATCTTGGCGTAAGAAATGCTTTAGGATTTTCATCTTTAAAAGCCATTGCTTTACCATCGTCATTGGTAGGGAAGGTAACTTCTTTTCCGTTTCTTAAAACTGTAATTTCGTCGCTCAATAGAACGTCTAAAGCCAGTTTGTCTAGATTGTTTTGAGTTTTTCCGTCTACTTTCAAAATTTTATCTCCATCCTGAAAACCCATACCTTTAGCAACGTTGGTGTAATTCATTGGTGCATTTACCTTTGCCGTATCAAAAGAAGTTTCACCATTAAAGAATGAGAGACATCCGTAAATAATCCATGCTAAGAAAAAGTTTACTGTAACTCCTCCCATCATGATGATCAGTCTCTGCCAAGCCGGTTTTGCTCTGAATTCCCACGGTTGAGCAGGTTGCTTCAGTTGCTCGGTATCCATACTTTCGTCGACCATTCCGGCAATTTTTACATAACCTCCGAAAGGAAGCCAGCCAATTCCGTATTCAGTTTCACCAATTTTTTTCTTAACTAAAGAAAAATAAGGATCGAAGAAAAGGTAAAATTTTTCTACTTTGGTTTTAAAGTATTTTGCGGGTAAGAAATGCCCAAGTTCGTGAAGAATTACTAAGATAGATATGCTTAATATAAATTGAAAGATCTTAATTGCTAATTCCATTAATTGTTTTTAGGTTTTAATTTGCAAAGGTAACAATTATCAAAAGTATGCCAAATAAAAAAGCTCCTCTAAATGAGAAGCTTTGTCATATATTGTCTTGTTTTTTTAGAAATTGAATGAAACACCCAAACTTACGTTGTTTCCTACCTCGGCAAAAACGCCAACTTTCTCTGTGAAAAAATATCTTGCGCCGATGTGAGCGCCAATTCCGAAGTCTCTACCCAATACTCCCAAATCAACTCCTG
This region includes:
- the rseP gene encoding RIP metalloprotease RseP; this encodes MELAIKIFQFILSISILVILHELGHFLPAKYFKTKVEKFYLFFDPYFSLVKKKIGETEYGIGWLPFGGYVKIAGMVDESMDTEQLKQPAQPWEFRAKPAWQRLIIMMGGVTVNFFLAWIIYGCLSFFNGETSFDTAKVNAPMNYTNVAKGMGFQDGDKILKVDGKTQNNLDKLALDVLLSDEITVLRNGKEVTFPTNDDGKAMAFKDENPKAFLTPRFSAVIDTIINPKTAQAGLKVGDQVISVNDQKISYYDELQSIISKNAGKNLDVQVVRAGNIQPLTLPVSKEGTLGISSYKQLQKFYETKHFTFGQSIGRGFTRSIESLTYQVKQFKLIFNRKVQGYKKVGGPLAIIKNMPVDKASDGSVSIDWTLFWSFTAMFSVWLAFLNLIPIPGLDGGHVIFTLYEMIVGKPVPQKVLENAQMVGVIFLLGLMLLIFGADIFKIITNKF